GTCCCGCCAAGGACGACATCTGCTACGCGACCCAGAACCGGCAGGCGGCCGTCAAGAAGCTCAGCGCGGAGGTGGACCTGGTCCTGGTCCTGGGCGCCGCCAACAGCTCGAACGCCAACCGCCTCCGGGAGGTCGCCGAGTCGGTTGGCACCTGCGCCTACCTGATCAACGACGTGCGCGACATCCGGCCCGAGTGGCTGGAGGGCGCCCAGCGGGTCGGGGTGACGGCCGGCGCCTCGACGCCGGAGTTCCTCGTTCACGAGGTGGTCGAGTACCTGTCATCACGCGCGACGCCGGTGGTTCGCGAGCTCAACGTGGTCGAAGAGGACGTTCGGTTCGGTCTGCCCCACGAGCTGATCGAGCTCGCCCGCCAGTCGGGCAAGCGGCTCGCTACCTCGTCTCGCTCGGCTCCGTAGCCACCCCGTCCCCCGGGAGCGCGCACGCCCTGAGGCCGAAGGCCATGGGGTCGGGCCTCGTAGCCAAGACAATTCCTGTCGCGCCGCGTCGCGCGAGCCCCGAGGAGACACCATGAAGCTGGCCGGCCGGGTTGCCATCGTGACGGGTTCGAGCATGGGGATCGGGGAGGGGATGGCGGCGGCCTTCCTTCGGGAGGGGGCGCGGATCATCGTGAACTCGCGCGAGCAGAAGCGGGCCGACCAGGCGGCCGCCCGTCTGGCCAAGATCGCCGGGGAGGCGGATCGGACGCTGGCGGTGGCCGCCGACGTGTCGACCCGCGAGGGGGTAGACCGCCTGGTCGGGGAGGCGGTCCAGCGATGGGGCCGACTCGACATCATGGTGAACAACGCGGGGACGTCCATGATCGCCCCGTCGGCCGAGCTGAGCGAGACGGACTGGCGCCGGACGATCGACCTCAACCTGACGGGCGCGTTCTTCGGATGTCAGGCGTCGGCGCGTGTCATGCTTCCCAAACGCTCGGGCTCGATCATCAACGTCGGGTCGATCCTCGGCCAGCTCGGCCTCCCGAAGCGGGCCGCCTACTGCGCCTCCAAGCACGGCTTGATCGGGCTCACCAAGGTCCTCGGGACGGAGTGGGGCCGGCAGGGTGTGCGGGTGAACTG
This window of the Candidatus Methylomirabilota bacterium genome carries:
- a CDS encoding SDR family NAD(P)-dependent oxidoreductase, with the translated sequence MKLAGRVAIVTGSSMGIGEGMAAAFLREGARIIVNSREQKRADQAAARLAKIAGEADRTLAVAADVSTREGVDRLVGEAVQRWGRLDIMVNNAGTSMIAPSAELSETDWRRTIDLNLTGAFFGCQASARVMLPKRSGSIINVGSILGQLGLPKRAAYCASKHGLIGLTKVLGTEWGRQGVRVNCINPGYIKTPMDVHDQAVGDYTDADITRRTPAGRFGSVEEIATVAVWLASDDAAYVTGTTVDVDGGWVAYAGWGNY